A section of the Tepidanaerobacter syntrophicus genome encodes:
- the mnmE gene encoding tRNA uridine-5-carboxymethylaminomethyl(34) synthesis GTPase MnmE, translating into MLKDNCETIAAISTPMGEGGIGIVRMSGPKSFDIAQKIFRPKVKRPFCDLKNRTLYLGNIIDSKGEIIDEVLLAIFKAPYTYTREDMVEINCHGGLASQKRILSCILDMGARLAEPGEFTKRAFLNGRIDLSQAEAVIDIIRAKTDRALAAANRKLKGDFSKKIEQVRSRLLDVMAHIEANIDFPEEDIPEADPVYIKGEITEALNITEELINNIGAGRILNEGLSTLILGNTNVGKSSLLNALLQEERAIVTDIPGTTRDIIEEYIDICGIPIRIIDTAGIRQTADEVEQIGISRAMKYLEEAELVLLIIDISRKLTEDDLNLINLIKDKTVIVVINKVDLPAAVDDEEIKALLSEARFVKISALKQEGIEELKNTIYEVISDKMGFISDEGIITADERQRRVLDESRKFLEGALAAIDRGMPIEMVEIDIRDAWEKLGEITGDTISDEIINTIFQKFCIGK; encoded by the coding sequence ATGTTAAAAGACAATTGTGAAACTATTGCAGCGATTTCTACCCCTATGGGTGAAGGCGGTATTGGAATTGTTAGGATGTCGGGACCTAAATCTTTTGATATTGCCCAAAAGATTTTTAGACCGAAGGTGAAAAGGCCCTTTTGCGATTTAAAAAACAGAACGCTTTATCTTGGAAATATAATTGATTCGAAAGGCGAAATAATTGACGAGGTGCTCCTTGCTATTTTCAAGGCGCCTTATACTTATACCAGAGAAGATATGGTGGAAATCAACTGCCATGGCGGACTTGCATCGCAAAAGCGCATCCTTTCATGTATTTTGGATATGGGCGCAAGACTTGCGGAGCCCGGAGAATTTACAAAAAGAGCATTTTTAAACGGCAGAATAGATCTTTCTCAAGCCGAAGCAGTAATAGACATAATACGAGCCAAAACCGACAGAGCACTGGCTGCGGCAAACAGGAAGCTTAAAGGAGATTTTTCGAAAAAGATAGAACAAGTAAGGTCAAGATTATTAGACGTTATGGCGCATATTGAAGCGAATATAGATTTTCCCGAAGAAGACATACCGGAAGCAGATCCTGTTTATATAAAGGGCGAAATCACAGAAGCACTTAATATTACAGAAGAACTTATAAATAACATAGGTGCCGGACGGATACTCAATGAAGGCTTGTCTACTTTAATACTTGGAAATACAAATGTGGGCAAGTCCTCTCTTTTAAACGCCCTTTTACAAGAAGAACGGGCGATTGTTACAGATATACCGGGGACTACCAGAGATATTATTGAAGAATATATCGATATTTGCGGCATACCAATACGGATTATAGATACAGCTGGAATCAGACAGACAGCTGATGAGGTAGAACAGATAGGCATAAGTCGCGCCATGAAATACCTGGAAGAAGCAGAACTGGTACTTCTCATAATCGATATTTCGAGAAAATTAACCGAAGATGACTTAAACCTTATAAACCTTATAAAAGATAAGACTGTAATTGTTGTTATAAATAAAGTAGATCTTCCTGCTGCTGTAGACGATGAAGAAATTAAAGCCCTTCTTTCCGAGGCAAGGTTTGTAAAGATATCGGCGTTAAAGCAGGAAGGTATAGAAGAATTAAAAAATACAATTTATGAAGTAATCAGCGATAAAATGGGATTTATTTCAGATGAAGGCATAATTACTGCCGACGAAAGACAGCGGAGGGTTTTAGACGAGAGCCGAAAGTTTTTAGAAGGAGCCCTTGCCGCAATAGATAGAGGCATGCCTATTGAAATGGTGGAGATTGACATACGAGACGCATGGGAGAAACTCGGCGAAATTACAGGAGATACAATAAGTGATGAGATTATAAATACAATATTTCAAAAATTTTGCATCGGCAAATGA
- the noc gene encoding nucleoid occlusion protein gives MFGISKPHLGVVNISLDAIRPNSRQPRKEFDEESLDELANSIKNYGILQPIVVRRTGRNEYELIAGERRWRACQRAGLKEVPAIIKDTKDADTGILALIENIQREDLNFLEEAEGYKQLIQEYGITQEELAEKLGKSQSAIANKLRVLKLSPQIIEIISREKLSERHARALLKLPDENLQLQVLNKIVSENLTVRQTEEMIETVLGKLAASERGKERTHPKEKSFKIAIKDVRIFVNSVRKLVKTVKDAGITADYSEVDKGEYIELTVKLPKNKI, from the coding sequence GTGTTTGGAATTTCAAAGCCCCATTTAGGCGTTGTAAATATTTCACTGGATGCCATACGGCCTAACTCGCGTCAACCCAGAAAAGAGTTTGACGAAGAATCACTGGATGAGCTTGCAAATTCTATAAAAAATTATGGTATTTTACAGCCCATCGTAGTGCGCCGCACAGGCCGAAACGAATATGAACTAATTGCCGGAGAGCGCCGCTGGAGAGCATGCCAACGAGCGGGTCTTAAAGAAGTGCCGGCAATAATAAAAGATACAAAAGATGCTGATACTGGGATTCTTGCTTTAATAGAAAATATACAGCGGGAGGATCTGAATTTTTTAGAAGAAGCAGAAGGATACAAGCAGCTTATTCAAGAATACGGCATAACACAAGAGGAACTGGCTGAAAAACTTGGTAAAAGCCAGTCTGCCATCGCAAATAAACTAAGAGTGCTTAAACTTTCCCCACAGATTATTGAAATTATTTCCCGGGAAAAGTTAAGTGAGCGGCATGCTCGGGCCCTTCTAAAATTACCTGATGAAAATTTACAGCTTCAGGTCTTAAACAAAATCGTGTCAGAAAATCTAACTGTAAGGCAGACAGAAGAAATGATAGAAACTGTCCTCGGAAAGCTTGCTGCGTCTGAAAGGGGCAAAGAAAGAACTCATCCCAAAGAAAAGAGCTTTAAGATAGCGATAAAAGATGTGAGAATTTTTGTAAATTCAGTAAGAAAACTTGTAAAAACAGTTAAAGATGCAGGGATAACAGCTGATTACAGCGAAGTAGACAAAGGAGAGTATATTGAGCTTACTGTAAAACTGCCTAAAAACAAGATTTAA
- a CDS encoding motility protein A produces the protein MDLASLLGLLLAIFSLLFSEIITGGSLAALLNISAFILIIGGTIGSTMISYSMKEIMQLPSFLVKAFKNSEPNFNNIIDEIVRYAEIARKEGLLSLESKASASSNKFIAHGLMLVSDAVETDYMELILSSEIAKRQRHERLGAEIMGTAGGYSPTMGIIGTVMGLVHVLGNISNTDELAASIAVAFLATFYGIGIANLFWLPLSGKLNRLAKQQKLADEIILEGLIAIAEGKSPKLIEEQLKSMALSEDMAQARDRETIVSAQGSD, from the coding sequence ATGGATTTAGCTTCACTGTTAGGTTTGTTACTTGCAATATTCTCACTGCTTTTTTCAGAAATAATAACCGGAGGTTCTCTTGCTGCCTTGTTGAATATTTCAGCATTCATTCTTATTATAGGCGGCACTATCGGAAGCACTATGATATCTTACTCTATGAAAGAAATAATGCAACTTCCGTCATTTTTAGTAAAAGCATTTAAAAATTCTGAACCTAATTTTAATAATATTATCGATGAAATAGTTAGATATGCCGAAATCGCGAGAAAGGAAGGATTGCTTTCATTGGAATCTAAAGCTTCCGCATCTTCCAACAAATTTATTGCCCATGGCCTAATGTTGGTCAGTGATGCTGTGGAAACTGACTATATGGAACTTATTTTATCCTCAGAAATCGCAAAAAGGCAGCGCCATGAGAGGCTGGGGGCAGAAATAATGGGAACGGCTGGCGGTTACTCTCCCACCATGGGCATAATCGGAACGGTTATGGGGCTTGTGCATGTGCTGGGAAATATTTCAAACACAGATGAACTTGCAGCTTCGATTGCGGTAGCTTTTCTTGCTACATTTTACGGCATAGGAATTGCGAATTTATTTTGGCTGCCTTTAAGTGGGAAATTAAATAGGCTTGCAAAGCAGCAAAAATTAGCTGATGAAATAATTTTAGAAGGACTTATAGCAATTGCCGAGGGAAAAAGTCCAAAATTAATCGAGGAACAACTAAAGAGTATGGCACTTTCTGAGGATATGGCACAAGCCAGAGATAGGGAAACTATTGTTTCGGCACAAGGGAGTGACTGA
- a CDS encoding flagellar motor protein MotB, translated as MSKAKRNYDDEDNEEGEGGGHDNSGGLRWLLTYSDMITLLMAFFIVMYAMSQIDTAKYQSLSKSMGQALGGTNYIGMQSGGLIPGAEGGTELAGKTTEDSLEQIANDLTDYANNNDLSGKVSFFLSEEGLNISFTGSVLFDKGKADLRPEAIPALKEVANYLHKVPNYIGVAGSTDDLKISTEQFPSNWELSVIRATTVVRFLVEKEGIDPHRIIALGYGEYHPLYPNINEVNRSKNRRIDIIIYKSPPFLGN; from the coding sequence GTGTCAAAAGCAAAACGTAACTATGATGACGAAGATAACGAAGAAGGGGAAGGCGGAGGCCATGACAATTCAGGAGGATTGCGGTGGTTGCTAACATACTCTGATATGATAACACTTCTAATGGCCTTTTTTATAGTAATGTATGCCATGTCACAAATAGATACCGCAAAATATCAGTCGCTTTCAAAATCTATGGGCCAAGCTTTAGGAGGCACAAATTACATAGGTATGCAAAGTGGCGGATTAATACCTGGCGCAGAAGGCGGAACTGAGCTGGCAGGCAAAACCACAGAAGATAGTTTGGAACAAATTGCAAATGATTTAACAGATTATGCAAACAACAATGATTTGAGCGGAAAGGTTTCGTTTTTCCTCAGTGAGGAAGGGTTGAATATAAGTTTTACAGGGTCGGTATTATTTGACAAAGGCAAGGCCGATTTAAGGCCTGAGGCTATACCGGCTTTAAAAGAAGTAGCAAATTATCTTCATAAAGTCCCCAACTACATTGGTGTGGCCGGCTCCACTGATGATTTGAAAATCTCTACAGAGCAATTTCCGTCTAATTGGGAGCTTTCGGTGATCCGGGCAACAACTGTTGTACGTTTTCTTGTAGAAAAGGAAGGAATCGACCCCCATCGTATTATAGCATTAGGTTATGGTGAATATCATCCGCTTTATCCTAATATCAATGAAGTAAATAGGAGTAAAAATCGTAGGATAGACATTATTATATATAAATCGCCGCCGTTTTTAGGAAATTAA
- the rsmG gene encoding 16S rRNA (guanine(527)-N(7))-methyltransferase RsmG, whose amino-acid sequence MADFKEILRCEAQKSSIPLEPDKIQQLDTFRCLLLEKNKYINLTNITEDEDFARKHIIDSLIITKHVSIPYGARVADIGTGAGIPGLILKIYRPDIKLLLVESIRKKTDFLEDVVKKMNISDVHVVNKRAEEAGHSAIYREKYDIVTARAVSSLNTLVEICLPFAKIGGVFLALKGTEPEEEIDAAQNAINILGGKLTAYHKYSLDGISYRSLLVISKVKNSPEKYPRSPAAIKKKPL is encoded by the coding sequence ATGGCTGATTTTAAGGAAATACTAAGATGTGAAGCACAAAAAAGTAGTATACCGTTGGAGCCTGACAAAATCCAACAACTTGATACATTTCGATGCCTTCTTCTTGAAAAAAACAAATATATTAATTTGACAAATATAACAGAAGACGAAGACTTCGCAAGAAAGCACATCATAGATTCACTTATTATAACTAAACACGTAAGCATACCTTATGGGGCTAGAGTTGCCGATATTGGAACAGGCGCCGGCATACCCGGTCTTATACTGAAAATTTACAGGCCGGATATAAAGCTTTTATTAGTAGAATCAATAAGAAAAAAAACAGATTTCCTTGAAGATGTTGTAAAGAAAATGAATATTTCAGATGTACATGTTGTAAATAAGCGGGCAGAGGAAGCAGGACATAGTGCAATATATAGAGAAAAATATGATATAGTAACAGCTAGGGCGGTGTCTTCCTTAAATACACTTGTAGAAATATGTCTGCCCTTTGCAAAAATTGGCGGAGTGTTTCTCGCCTTAAAAGGCACAGAACCTGAAGAAGAAATAGATGCCGCACAAAATGCTATTAATATATTAGGCGGGAAACTTACTGCATATCACAAATACAGCTTAGACGGGATTTCATACCGAAGCCTTCTAGTGATTTCAAAGGTAAAAAATTCTCCTGAAAAATACCCCCGAAGCCCCGCAGCAATAAAGAAGAAGCCTTTGTAA
- a CDS encoding NUDIX hydrolase, with translation MDICSFPKEKVSEDLMEIAVIFAVYKGKIVFVKNKGRGGWEMPAGHREKDEHINVTASRELREETGAVKYEIKPLCDYMVTSDDHIGYGRLFYAKIYELSPINDSEVEEIGFFTQQPENLVYPDVQSALFKKAISVVGPLQGEEN, from the coding sequence ATGGACATATGTTCGTTTCCAAAGGAGAAGGTGTCTGAGGATTTAATGGAAATAGCCGTAATATTTGCAGTTTACAAAGGTAAGATAGTATTCGTAAAAAACAAGGGAAGAGGCGGATGGGAAATGCCGGCAGGGCATAGAGAAAAAGATGAGCATATAAATGTTACAGCATCTCGAGAGCTTCGCGAGGAGACCGGCGCAGTAAAATATGAGATAAAGCCTCTTTGTGACTATATGGTAACATCTGATGACCACATAGGCTATGGCCGCCTGTTTTATGCAAAAATCTATGAGCTTTCCCCTATAAACGATTCGGAAGTTGAAGAAATAGGCTTTTTTACCCAGCAACCTGAAAATTTGGTATATCCCGATGTACAGTCTGCGCTTTTCAAAAAAGCAATTTCTGTTGTAGGCCCTTTGCAAGGGGAAGAAAATTAA
- the mnmG gene encoding tRNA uridine-5-carboxymethylaminomethyl(34) synthesis enzyme MnmG — translation MEYKVGKYDVAVVGLGHAGCEAALATARMGLKTVAFAINLDSIALMACNPSIGGPGKGNLVREIDALGGQMAINTDKTFIQVRMLNTKKGPAVRALRAQLDKRAYSAAMKYTVESQENLDIVQEEVVKILVEGERVRGVVTKTGGIYEANAIILTTGVYLRGRIVIGDLSYSSGPSGLFPANELSKSLEELGLELGRFKTGTPPRIHKDSVDFSKMIMQPGDEIIIPFSYSSGKIQREQVPCWLTYTNEITHKIISDNLYRAPLYTGEIKGTGPRYCPSIEVKIVNFKDKMSHQIFIEPEGLNTKEMYVQGLSTSLPADVQIEMTHSVKGLENAKIMRFGYAIEYDYVNPTQLKPTLETKSISGLFLAGQINGTSGYEEAAAQGLIAGINAALKLKEKEPLILSRSDAYIGVLIDDLVTKGVTEPYRILTSRAEYRLLLRQDNADLRLTEIGHSIGLVSDERYKKFIERKNQIDEEIKRLRSIKITPTEKTNEILNELGTSSLNSPTTLEELLKRPELNYEKLKIFDQERKELPADIVEEVEISTIYEGYIRRQMAQAAQFKKMENKKIPEDIDYDEVYGLSFEAREKLKKFRPISIGQASRIPGVNPADINVLLIHLETRKRKNING, via the coding sequence ATGGAATATAAAGTTGGAAAGTATGATGTGGCAGTAGTAGGACTGGGGCATGCAGGCTGCGAAGCTGCGTTGGCTACGGCGCGGATGGGTCTTAAGACAGTAGCTTTTGCGATTAATTTAGACAGCATAGCCCTTATGGCATGCAACCCATCAATTGGAGGACCGGGAAAAGGCAATCTAGTCAGAGAAATTGACGCTTTAGGCGGTCAAATGGCAATTAATACAGATAAAACCTTTATACAGGTGCGGATGCTAAACACCAAGAAAGGTCCTGCAGTGCGGGCGCTGCGGGCTCAATTGGATAAAAGAGCTTATTCTGCTGCCATGAAATATACCGTTGAATCCCAGGAAAATCTTGATATTGTCCAGGAAGAGGTTGTAAAGATTTTAGTTGAAGGCGAAAGGGTTCGAGGCGTAGTAACCAAGACCGGCGGCATATATGAAGCAAATGCTATAATACTGACAACGGGAGTGTATCTTAGAGGAAGAATAGTAATAGGAGATCTCAGCTACAGCAGTGGTCCCAGCGGCCTTTTTCCTGCAAACGAGCTTTCAAAGTCCTTGGAAGAGCTGGGACTTGAACTTGGCAGATTCAAAACAGGCACACCTCCCAGAATACACAAAGATTCGGTGGATTTTTCAAAAATGATAATGCAGCCCGGAGATGAAATAATCATACCTTTTTCTTATTCATCGGGCAAGATACAGCGAGAACAGGTTCCCTGCTGGCTTACCTACACAAACGAGATAACACACAAGATAATATCTGACAATCTTTACAGAGCGCCCCTTTATACCGGCGAGATAAAAGGAACAGGTCCCAGATATTGTCCCAGTATAGAAGTTAAAATAGTAAACTTTAAAGACAAAATGAGTCACCAGATATTCATAGAGCCTGAAGGGCTAAATACAAAGGAAATGTATGTGCAAGGCCTTTCTACAAGCTTACCGGCAGATGTGCAAATAGAGATGACCCATTCCGTAAAAGGATTAGAAAATGCCAAGATTATGAGATTTGGCTATGCTATTGAGTATGATTATGTAAATCCAACCCAATTGAAACCGACTTTGGAAACAAAGTCCATAAGCGGACTTTTTCTGGCAGGCCAGATAAACGGCACATCAGGGTATGAAGAGGCAGCAGCTCAGGGACTTATAGCGGGTATCAATGCTGCTTTGAAACTAAAAGAAAAAGAACCGCTTATTTTAAGCCGTTCAGATGCATATATTGGAGTTTTAATAGACGATCTTGTGACAAAGGGAGTTACAGAACCATACCGCATACTAACCTCTCGTGCAGAATACAGGCTGCTTTTGCGCCAGGATAATGCAGATCTTCGATTAACTGAGATAGGCCATTCGATAGGTCTTGTAAGCGATGAGCGGTATAAGAAATTTATAGAGCGGAAAAACCAAATCGATGAAGAAATAAAGCGCCTAAGGTCGATTAAAATTACGCCTACAGAAAAGACAAATGAAATCTTAAATGAGCTGGGCACCTCTAGCCTTAATTCTCCTACCACATTAGAAGAGCTATTGAAAAGACCGGAACTGAATTATGAAAAACTTAAGATTTTTGATCAAGAAAGAAAAGAACTGCCTGCCGACATTGTAGAAGAAGTGGAAATTTCCACTATATACGAAGGCTATATACGAAGACAGATGGCGCAAGCGGCGCAGTTTAAAAAAATGGAAAACAAAAAAATCCCTGAGGATATTGATTATGATGAAGTCTACGGCTTGAGTTTTGAAGCAAGGGAAAAACTTAAAAAATTTAGACCTATTTCTATCGGCCAGGCATCCCGTATACCTGGAGTAAACCCCGCTGATATAAATGTACTTTTAATACATCTTGAGACAAGAAAGAGGAAAAATATTAATGGCTGA